The genomic DNA GAACACGAACTCATCTGTGCTTCATTACTGATATTGTACATCATCTCTTTGTGCTTGTTGCTTCTTGCAGTCGTCCATGGCATTCGATTATATTACCAAGTACGCCTGCATTGATAGCGCAAGAGGTGGCCGATATTCTACCGGATATGTTTGTCCATCTGTATTATTTCGGTGCAAGCTTCAAGAGCTCCCTGCTTCGCGTCTGGGCAAAACTCGTAACAACACGGATTCACACGGGTTTTGTTCTCATGGACAGACCGCGTTTTGAGGATCGGCTGTCTGTTTCGAAACTCGAGTACGCCGCACACTTGATCAGGCCGTTTGGTGTCCCTCTGCCAATACCAGAGTCTCTGTGCGGCTGTTGGGGCAAAAATGCGGATTGGAAGCTTTGCTATTCATCCACTAATTACGGCGAGTGCTTTTACTATTTCTGCAGCTCTTGTTGCGCACACGAGCTTCACGTTGCAATTTTCATGGACCAACGCAAGACGCGTAAAGTCCATGGGACCGTGATAATGGAAGAGGAATGGGACTTATCAAAAAAGGACTTTAGGTTCGACCCTGCTTGCATGGTTCGTATGGTGCAATCGGTAAGTGCATTTCAGGACCACAAGGACGAATGACTTTCTGCTGACCACTGACCCAGCCGGAAAGGCGTGGAGGCAAAGAGATACAAAGACCACGTCATGAAGCACCTTGGACACAGGCTGGACAGGAAGCCAGGGAGGCAACAACTTCCAATGTGGCAGGATCCATAGTCTGAAGCCCCAAAATGAGAGGCACTGTATTGTGTTTGAGTACATATATGATATATTACGCGTTTTACATCCGGATGGTAAGCAATAAATTGGTCACAAAGCTAAGACACCGATTTTGCCAATATGTCAGTTATATCCCTTGGACTTATTCAAACAAAGAATGGCTTACCGGGTGTGCTTTTGGCAGCTCATCACGCAATGACGGTGGGTTGATTTGGCAAGACCAGATTTGAAGACCTGTGTCCACAGCTTGCACTCTAAAAACCCTTGATTTTTCCAGTTCCAACGTGTAATCAAGATGGGTGGATGCGATGCTATATTCGGTATGGACTATACAAATTTGAAACGTATTAAAAAATGAAATATCCACATCGTGTGGATCATCCACCAACCGTGCCCTAGTCTTCTTTTCCTTGCGGATTCAATGGGGGCTGAGGCCTATAAGGTTGGCATCCTCGCTGAGCTGCTAAGAAGCAATTGATAGCCGAAACCCACGTACTTGGGTTGCTCTACGTAGATATGTCAGATCCTCAGGTGATGTACCTCTGAGCAAGGCTTACCAACTAGTTCGCTCTCTGACTCTGAGTCCATCTGGACTAAAGCAACGTTGAAGTCAGAGGATTAGTTTTGGCTTGGACAGAGTATGTTAAGTACGTACGGCTAACTTGGGCTGCATGCCCCCCGCTTGACTTCTTCTTCGGTTGCTTCTTCCTTGCACTCGCTTTCTTTGTTGATTTATTCACATTCAGGTTAACGGGCATTTTAGTAGATATAGGCTCTGGGTCGCTAAGAAAGTCTGAGAGTACGAGTGTGTGGTGGAGCGGATGAGGCCATGAGGCTTGCGGTTCAGTGGCAATAAACCCTGATGCACGTGATCAATGTCAAACCAAGGCCCTTGGAGAGACAGAAAAAAACCATAACGCGTGACACTCCCCCGTCTGTATAAGTCAAGCCGCTGCTATTCAGGCCTTTCCGCCCCTCAGACTCAAATTATACTAGAAATGTTGTCCGGAACTAAGGTCTACAACTTTGTTAGCCAACCAGACCAGTTCAAGACCGTACTTGACGCAATTGCCAAATCCAAGGGTATTGTTTTCCTGTGTGGCCCGGATCTGCTGGCATCCTCAGGAATGCCGGTAAGTATAACTTCTCAATGATGTTTGGGGGCCCTGTAACTTTGAACATACCTTACTTTTATTGATCTAGAGTTTGTCTCAAACATCAACGTTTTGCCACAACACTTTCGATTCACAGTTGCCGCTTAGCAAGATGATTGTGGACTGCTCAGAGCCAAACGGTGGACCATCCCAGCTTTTGGACGACCAATTGGCGGCGTACAACAAGGTTATGGCAGCCAGAAGAATTCAGGCGCGTGGCATCCCATCGAGTCCGTTCCATCAGTACTTCCATCGAGTTTTTGCCTTGAAACGAGTCGTGAAGTACCTAACTACGAGCTTTGACGCTGTTGAGGTTCTCAGGAAGTGCGTCGCGGAAAGTAAAGTAGTGAGGATGTATGGAGACAACCGGTTCTTAAGGTGCTATCTTCCAAGATGCCCTTATATCAAAGAGAAAGATACGACCGCGCTCGATAATTCTATGCTATACGGGGAGACTGTGCCTTGTACGGGATGCACGCGAGCAGGTGTGCCTTTTTCTCTGCTTTGAGGTCCATAAGACCATGTATGTTTGTTTTGAGCGTGTCTCAAACACCTTGGTTCCATATAACGAATCAATGTTTCTCTATTTATTGCTTTTGCGTTTGAAAGTCATTAACCCAAGTTCTGCTTTACCATAGTCAAACGAGCCACCTCTCGCCCTCCCGCTCCGGCAGCTAAGGCGTCCCGCCGCCTACGCCCAGCAGTTCTAAACAGCATGGCCTCTGACATGCTTCCTGGAGCCAGGCTACGCAATAGGATAGTAGCCGCCGCAAAGAACGCGGACCTACTTCTTATTGCCGGGATATCTCTCCAGTCCGATGAGATAATGGACCTTGTCCGAGAGATTGCCGAGCAGGTGCATAGGCGCTATGGCGGGGTCGTGTACATCGGGGAACAACCCAGCGGGGGGCGTGGGTCCAAGTACCATGTCAATTTCCACTTGCAGATGACCCCAGACGAGTGCGCCGGGCACATCCAAAGTACTATGAACCGGGTAAGCATTTATATCAGATAGGCAAGGTACCGGGGTGCTCAAGTTTTATTACCTTTCCTGCTTTCTCACGTTTGTATTGAACTAAACTCCGGCACGACTCAGCTTGAAGATGCGGACACTAGTATGGAATCGGCAGTGGGAACAGAAAGCGAAAAAGCAGGTGCCTGGTGTGAAGTATGTTGAGTGGAGATCATAAGAAATGGAGGCAACCTTCTCATGCACCTTTGCGTTCCAGATCATAAACAACGAGATCGAAAGCCTGTTTTTGGTAGAGGAACCTGAGTTAAACAGGCCCCAGTGCTTTCTGTGCAATACCTCACTCGAAGAATGCTTGCTTAAGTGCAGGCGTTGTGGTGACTGGCTCTGCTACACGGGTCCATACCATACAAATCGAACGGCTCCCTGCGTCGTGCTGCAGATGTTCAGGGACGAGGCCAACAAGCCATCTATCGAGATGGAGATAGATGCTTTCTGCTGTATGTACTGTTGGAACCACTCCGAAGAGGGTCCTTATCCGGTACGCACTGCACCATCTTTGGTTTTTAATCTAGGTTTGAAACTTTGCTTACGCTATTCTCCACCTTTTAGCATTCTGTGAAACCTGCTCCATGGGTGGCTGTACAGGAACGGGGCAGACCTGCGCCGCGCATGATTATGATCATCTACTTCCTCGATCAGTTCTGGCCCCAAGCAAAACATCTCAGGAACCTTGTGGCCGGGAAATGGGCTGGTAGAGGCTGGTCGGTAAGTGGTATGCTCACTGAAATGAACTCTGTTTGAGTGCCGTCTCTTTAAGGCTCATGTCAGCCGGTGCGACTGGAAAACCTCCATGAGCCCCATAACATATTACCAAATTTGTGAGTGGATCGAACGTAAGCCTTGAGGGTTCAGCTGCTTACCGATATCGCTCAGCTCCTGGGATGCAAAGACATACAACGTCTTTGTCATATATATCACGCACGGCATCTCGAGCTCCAAGGGGTACCAGATCTCCCCCACAGAGTTGTATCCAGCGCCCCAGGTGAGCCGAGCTTCAGCAAGCATTTGAGCGCAACTAAAAGCCGTCTTTGAATCTCATAGTTTCTTGAATACACTCTTACGCCGGTGAGGGACATAATACTCCAAGCAAACCATTCCTTGGCCATTTTTGCCTGCTGCGGGTATCCCTTCTTGGAGCCTCAGAAGGTATGGGACCTGCAGCTGTGGTTGAATAGGTATCTTGCCGGTAGTATCTTGCCTTTCAGAGCAAGGCTGACAGTCGAATGTTTAGGAGCATTTTCATAAACTCTATCATCGGCTGCCTGAACGAGAAGCTTTCCCCGGCTTTCCTTCTTTCCTTTATGGAAAGCTAACCACGGTCTCGGCAGACGATAGAGTGTACTCAGAGGATGCGATGAACTCATGGATGTCAAGCGATATCGCGGTCAGCCATACCGATCTAATCTATCTTCAGAGGTTGTCCCCTCCGGTCATGTGGCTCTTTTCACCCTTTGATACCCGTCCGCTTGGGAAGGAGCTGCCCCACATCCTCACTGCGTGCAAATGCAGACGTGAAGAGATGGTGACTGCACAGGGGAAGCAAACCGCAAAAGTATGGAAGGTTTCACACAATGCCACGATAGGAATGCCCTTGAGTGATGTTCGAGTCAAGGTGTCATGTTCTATATGTTGGCAAATGTGGGTCCTACCATCCAAGCATCTCAAGGGGAAAGTATATTCGCATGCAGGTCTTTACTGCTCAGTAGTTCCGTACTTTGCGACGTAGACTTACTATGCGTCAGATCCAAGATACCCAAGTGGCTTCCTGTATTTATAATTATATTTAACGCTAATCATTATAACTTGTGTGCACATAACATCTCTTATGAAGCGTTCTTAGAACCGCCATTCTTCACCACTGAGAAAGAAGGTACACTGGGACCACAAGGCTGATCAATCTCCCGATAGAAAGCAATGACATCAGTCAGTTAAGGTTGATCTCGCACAGGACAGATACCAATGCGTCAACTTATTCCCGTCCGGGTGCTGTGATTTAGGCAGGCAAACAAGCCTCTATTGCCGTGCGTACATATTGGCACGTGGTACCCAACCAATCCAACAGAGCAAAAGTCCTATATCAGCCTACCAGCTAAGGTTAACGCAACGCTGAAACCTTGCACACCTCAAGGCCGGTAGCTCATCATGGTTGTTCCAGCATAATTCCAACATAATTAGATAATCAACCCTGAGTCACATGCGTTACTTGCACATTGTACTGGGACAAGATCTACCACCTTACCCCTCGATCCTCATTGTTCAAATGGCCGCTAGAATGAGACTCAACGTTCTGAGCATGATCAATGATTTAAGAAAAAAACTGAGTCATCCCATTTTCTCCATCGTTGAATTAATGCCCGAAGCAGTGGAGCATATTATAACAGTGCTTAACCCTTCCGAACGAGAGGTATGCGAGGAGTTATATCATGAGATCCAGTTATTCaagcaaaatctggacgccGCCATGACCGATCAGAGAAACGGCACGGAGTACAGGCACTATTGCTATTACATATTGTGAGGGTAATATTTTGCTAGTTGGGCTCAGGGCTGAGTTAATTTTACTTCTTGGCGAATTTTTGCGACTTCTCACGCTGGTTTCTCAGCGACTTGTCTTATGATATAAGGATGGAAAGTACAGGAAAAGAACTGGCTGAAACGTTTCAACTGTATAACACCATGTTGGCAGTCAGTCCGGAAGCTATGATACCATACAGGTAGTATACTTATTTCTACGCCCAGACTACCAAAAGAGAGCTGAAAATAAGAAAGAAGAGAACAGCCCTGGCCAAAAGAAATAGTGAGTTCGAATTGTATTGCAGAAATCGTAGAGTATCTCATCTTGGCTGGCGTTAGAACAACTGCGCCAGCTTGCAATCGACGTGGGTTTTGAATTGGTTGGCCACACAGAGGGGTCTTATCCTACCAATGTTTATTGCATGGACGCAAACACTCATGAGAAGCTTGACCCCCGTAAAATGCTTATCAAAGGCATGGATGCTATATACAAAGAACTAGAGAGTGCATCCGCGTCTTGCTCAAAGAGCCAAGGGCGTGCTAATAAGCAAGCATCAGTACCGCCTCCAGTCAAAGATGCTTCTTTGGGGGATGGGTTCGTGGACACCAAAACTGTGCTTGCTGACAAAAGATTCAAAGTTCTTAGCCATGGCACTGTGTATGGTTTTGCTTGGGGCTCCGATCAAACCTACTCTATGGTTTTTGCTGTACAGTTTCAATCTCAAGACTCGCTTCTGGAGATAGAAAAAGAAGCCGTTGACGTTTTCACCAGTGTTTTGCCAAAGATGGCGGTACATGCATATGAGGTTAGGGTTAACGGAGCTCAAAGCGTAGGAGGCAAACGAGGTAAGTTGTATTCAATCTAAGACAGCTCATCAATTTCTTTTCACCCTCTCCAGCCGGACACCTCTACAGCGTTGGATGGCGCCCTGGAACCACTCATGGTGAACGGGCGGCAGTGTATGCTGCGCAAAATACTAAGGATAAGCACAATCCAACCCATTACATAGATCTGTACAACTCTCTGGAATTAGTCAATGTAAGCAAAATAAAACCTGAGTCACGGCACGCACTCGCTGACCGTGTTCAAGTCCGCCTGGATGGTCATGGAAGAGAGCCTGTCTCCGCGCGCAGTGCTGAGGACTATTGATACTCTGGCCGACACGGCGGTGCCAATGTTTGGCTCACAAAGCAGCGATATTGCTGTAAGTTCATCCTTGTCGGCCACTCTTGAGCTCCTGCAGTTCTCATCACATTTCTAGTTGCATGGACCCAGTCTTGGGTCCAATATGGCTGCTTCTCAGCATGACCAGAACGGAAACGGCTTTGCCAACAAAATGCACGTTGATAGAGACATGGACTCTCTTCCCAAGTACTACGGGAATGTATTTGCATTTGGCCAATGGATCCATGTTGATAAGGAGGGCCGCTTGGTTGAAAATGAAAGGATCAAGGCAGCCATCCCGGATGGCTTATTCGTGATCCCTGGATACAGAATTGCGTTTGACCTTGGTGCAGCCACAATTGTTAAGGCTATATGGCGTGGAGGAATGGATACGCATGGCACCACAACATCCAAAGTCGATATAACTCAAGGTATTACTCGGTGGGGGATGTTGATTCAAACAAATAGGGGGTTGAACCAGCGCATGAGAAGTGGGAAGGGAAATATATTTGGTATACGCGAACGTCTGCGTCAGTACTATGATATTCTTTCCACTCCAGTGGGTGAAGAAGGGGATGAAGACGTGGATGAAAGCAAGGATGCCTAGTATATCAACTACTGTATATCTTATGGTCcaatattaatatatatatacctatatatatatatgtttGCGTTTACGTGGTTAGAACTGAAAGCACCCTATTTGGCTGCAACATGGAGTGAGCGTGAGCCTGTCTCACAATTTCCTACAAGACTATAATTGACAAATTTACAAAGCACCACACCTTGCTCATAAAACAGTGCATATGGATCAAGCCGAGCCCGTGGTTTGTTTGATTTGCACAAATTATATACATACCGAGAGACATGAGATCCAACAGATATATAGGCAAAGCTGCGGCTAGCACGCAGGTCAATGGGGGCGAAACAATAGCTACTTTGCAAGGCGACAAGGAGCCAAGCCTTACCGGGCCAGTGATCAATAGCAGCACTGGATGCTCCAAAATCTGTTGGAATGGAACTCGAGGTGTGGGCAGAGAACAACGTCGCAGTCGGTAGCTGTGTATAAGAATGCACAGCACAGCGCAAGTACTCGACCACTTACAACAGAACTCTTTTCCACATGCGTCGGCATGCTTTGTACTTACCGCACCTCATTTCAAGGGCATATCATGTGATCCTACCCGCCGCCACCTGCTCACAATCCTGCGCCTGGCATAGTCTCACCTACACCTGAGGGTGTCGGGTTGACCCAGAGCTCCATGCACGCGCAATGAGGGCAAATTTAGAGAGCAAGATCGTGCAAGGCGCGACGACTACTTGCACGATGGCTTCAACTCCCTGGGCGGATGTCATTACCAACAGCTTCGACCCCAGACCCAGCCACAACCTCAAGC from Rhizoctonia solani chromosome 16, complete sequence includes the following:
- a CDS encoding helicase domain-containing protein, whose product is MLATTKRELKIRKKRTALAKRNKQLRQLAIDVGFELVGHTEGSYPTNVYCMDANTHEKLDPRKMLIKGMDAIYKELESASASCSKSQGRANKQASVPPPVKDASLGDGHGTVYGFAWGSDQTYSMVFAVQFQSQDSLLEIEKEAVDVFTSVLPKMAVHAYEVRVNGAQSVGGKRAGHLYSVGWRPGTTHGERAAVYAAQNTKDKHNPTHYIDLYNSLELVNSAWMVMEESLSPRAVLRTIDTLADTAVPMFGSQSSDIALHGPSLGSNMAASQHDQNGNGFANKMHVDRDMDSLPKYYGNVFAFGQWIHVDKEGRLVENERIKAAIPDGLFVIPGYRIAFDLGAATIVKAIWRGGMDTHGTTTSKVDITQGITRWGMLIQTNRGLNQRMRSGKGNIFGIRERLRQYYDILSTPVGEEGDEDVDESKDA
- a CDS encoding helicase domain-containing protein; translated protein: MLSGTKVYNFVSQPDQFKTVLDAIAKSKGIVFLCGPDLLASSGMPSLSQTSTFCHNTFDSQLPLSKMIVDCSEPNGGPSQLLDDQLAAYNKVMAARRIQARGIPSSPFHQYFHRVFALKRVVKYLTTSFDAVEVLRKCYLPRCPYIKEKDTTALDNSMLYGETVPFKRATSRPPAPAAKASRRLRPAVLNSMASDMLPGARLRNRIVAAAKNADLLLIAGISLQSDEIMDLVREIAEQVHRRYGGVVYIGEQPSGGRGSKYHVNFHLQMTPDECAGHIQSTMNRLEDADTSMESAVGTESEKAGAWCEIINNEIESLFLVEEPELNRPQCFLCNTSLEECLLKCRRCGDWLCYTGPYHTNRTAPCVVLQMFRDEANKPSIEMEIDAFCCMYCWNHSEEGPYPHSVKPAPWVAVQERGRPAPRMIMIIYFLDQFWPQAKHLRNLVAGKWAGRGWSPVRLENLHEPHNILPNFSWDAKTYNVFVIYITHGISSSKGYQISPTELYPAPQFLEYTLTPVRDIILQANHSLAIFACCGYPFLEPQKEHFHKLYHRLPEREAFPGFPSFLYGKLTTVSADDRVYSEDAMNSWMSSDIAVSHTDLIYLQRLSPPVMWLFSPFDTRPLGKELPHILTACKCRREEMVTAQGKQTAKVWKVSHNATIGMPLSDVRVKVSCSICWQMWVLPSKHLKGKVYSHAGLYCSVVPYFAT